In Garra rufa chromosome 15, GarRuf1.0, whole genome shotgun sequence, a single genomic region encodes these proteins:
- the rho gene encoding rhodopsin yields MNGTEGPNFYVPMSNATGIVRDPYEYPQYYLVAPWAYACLAAYMFFLILTGFPVNFLTLYVTIEHKKLRTPLNYILLNLAISDLFMVFGGFTTTMYTSLHGYFVFGRLGCNMEGFFATLGGEMGLWSLVVLAFERWMVVCKPVSNFRFGENHAIMGVAFTWVMACSCAVPPLVGWSRYIPEGMQCSCGVDYYTRAPGYNNESFVIYMFVVHFIIPLIVIFFCYGRLVCTVKEAAAQQQESETTQRAEREVTRMVIIMVIGFLVCWVPYASVAWYIFTNQGTEFGPVFMTVPAFFAKSSAVYNPCIYICMNKQFRHCMITTLCCGKNPFEEEEGASTTASKTEASSVSSVSPA; encoded by the coding sequence ATGAACGGTACAGAGGGACCGAATTTCTACGTGCCTATGTCCAATGCCACCGGCATTGTTAGGGACCCGTACGAGTATCCCCAGTACTACCTGGTGGCCCCGTGGGcatacgcctgcctggcggcgtaCATGTTCTTCCTCATTCTCACCGGCTTCCCCGTCAACTTCCTCACTCTGTACGTCACCATCGAGCACAAGAAGCTGCGTACGCCTCTCAACTACATTCTGCTGAACCTCGCCATTTCCGACCTCTTCATGGTGTTCGGCGGGTTCACCACGACGATGTACACCTCGTTGCACGGCTACTTCGTGTTCGGACGCCTCGGCTGCAACATGGAAGGCTTCTTCGCGACCCTGGGCGGTGAAATGGGGCTGTGGTCCCTGGTCGTGCTGGCCTTCGAGAGGTGGATGGTGGTCTGTAAGCCCGTGAGCAACTTCCGCTTCGGAGAGAACCACGCCATCATGGGCGTGGCCTTCACCTGGGTCATGGCCTGCTCCTGCGCCGTGCCTCCCCTGGTGGGCTGGTCCCGTTACATCCCCGAGGGCATGCAGTGCTCGTGCGGAGTCGACTACTACACCCGCGCCCCCGGCTACAACAACGAGTCCTTTGTCATCTACATGTTCGTCGTGCACTTCATCATTCCGCTCATCGTCATATTCTTCTGCTACGGCCGTCTTGTCTGCACCGTCAAAGAGGCCGCCGCCCAGCAGCAGGAGTCCGAGACCACCCAGAGGGCCGAGCGCGAGGTCACCCGCATGGTCATCATCATGGTGATCGGCTTCTTGGTCTGCTGGGTCCCCTACGCTAGCGTGGCCTGGTACATCTTCACCAACCAGGGGACCGAATTCGGGCCCGTCTTCATGACTGTGCCAGCCTTCTTTGCCAAGTCCTCTGCCGTCTACAACCCCTGCATCTACATCTGCATGAACAAGCAGTTCCGTCACTGCATGATCACCACCCTGTGCTGTGGCAAGAACCCCTTCGAGGAGGAAGAGGGCGCCTCCACCACCGCGTCCAAGACCGAGGCTTCGTCCGTGTCATCCGTGTCCCCGGCGTAA